The genomic stretch CTTGTGTAAAGCTTGTGCGGAAAACGTATGGGTTACCTTGTTTAGTAATCGCAGCAGCCTCACCACCTGTGAAGTTAGGAACTTCAGCACGTTGTGATTCAGACATACTTACCATGATTGAACCAGAGAATACTGGGCCAAAAATTGCGAAAACGTCTTGGTCAATCACTTTTTGTGTCAAACCCTTAGCAATACCTGGGTTAGATTGTGTATCCAAAGTAGTCATGTCGATCTTACGACCCAAGATACCTTTACCAGCATTGATTTCTTTAACAGCCAAGTCAACACCATTTCTGAATGTTGTACCAGCTGTAGTACCAGCACCAGATAACTCAACAAGGCTTGCTAACTTAACAGTTTGCTGAGCTGATACGCCAGTAGCTGCAACAGCCAAAGCTACTGCGCCAATTAACTTGCGAATATTCATTAAAGTCTCCATCTTGCTACGAGTCTTATAAGCCCCAAGACCCACGAGGTATTACTAATTTCTGTAGATGTATTGTCTGCTTGAGATGTGAAGTAAATAAGTAGGGATAGACACTAACAGCTATAACAAAATGTTATAGAAAACCCATAAATTTCAAAAAAAATATGGCTCACACTACTATGCACTTCACCTTTATTAAGACAATTAATCTATATAAAACAAATAGATAAAACTGAAATATCTATCAATTTACCTATCTTTTTGAAGTCTAACATGCCCCAAAATCTCGAGACTCGATACCCCTCAGGGAACTAAGGACTTTCCCTAATTAGGCCTTAGGTAAAGGTAGATAACGTCTTAGGGCTTTTTCCATCACCCACTTAGCAGAATCCATAGCTCTCTTTGTTACAACACCAGGAGGTAACTGCTGATAGTCATCATTAAAAACTTCAAAGCTGTATTTGCCGTCGTAACCCAAGTTATCCAACTTACGCACCAAAGCCAACAAATCTTCACTATGAGCACCCTCACCTGGGAACACTCTCATATGACGCGCTGTTTCAATACGCTCTTCAGGAGTTCTGGTTTCGCGCCACATAAAGTCAGATAACTGCACAAAGAAAATCTTTTCCGGATCGATGTAATCCAAATCCGATAAATCTGATGAATGCGCAAATATGTGGAATGAATCCAATCCCACACCTAAGTTAGGTGCATCTGCTAACGCCACCACATCCCATGATTGAGGGTATTGGTTCACATAGCGTCCCCAAGATAAAGCCTCATAAGCAACACGAATATTCAGCGGTACTGCCAACATGGCTAGGCGCTTTAAATCTTCAGCGATCAACTCAATATCACCATCAGCATGCTTAGATGTACTAGAGCAAACTAATAACAATTGAGATCCCACGTCATGGCACATTTGCAACATGTGCTTGGCAATTTCTAATTTGTAACCTTTTAGATCACCACTCAAGCCCTCGAAGTCTCTCAAAACCTGAAAACCTGTTACATCCAAACCGCTGTCTTTGACTGCCTTAACAGCCACATCATAGCCATCTGGATGCCCTGCGATATCTCTAGCGGACAACATGATTTCCGTAAAGCCGGCTTTCTTAACAGCCGCCAATTTAGCCTCTAGCGTTCCCGCAAGAGTAATTGTGTCCATGCCGAAGTGATTCAAATTCATAGTAAACCTTACTTCAACTTAGCGCTGTTATTAACCAACTCAAACTGCACACCACCCAAATAAGATTGAGTCAGCGCCCCTTTAGATGTGGTGTGTAACTTTTCATTATCAATAAAGTTAATGCCGCGCTCAGTGAGCGCTTTGCTAGTAGCCAAGATATCAGGCGCGCCAATACCTAAGCGAAGGTATTCCTCATCCCATTCGATATCACTGACCTGAGGTTCAATAATTTGAATATGGAATGTTTTGCAAGGACTTTGCAAAATAGTGCCTTTTTGCAAAATGCCAAAAAACTTGTCTGCTGGTAATTCTGTAAAACCTAATAGTTTTGTGTAGAAGTTGCTCCAGTCAGCAGTACGACCTTCATACGCTGTTTGCACCAAACCGAAGAAACTCATATCACCAATAGCTGGCGTATTTTTCGCATTAGGTACTTTGATGAAATCCACGTCATAGATAGAAAAGTCTTTGTATCTATCCACAAAATAAATCACGCTTTGGCCAACACCATGAATACCTGGAACATTCAGCTCCATCGCACTAGCTCTTGTGGCAATCGGCCAACCACCCATGCCTACAGCGCGTTGGTGAGCAAAATGAGCGTCTTTCACTCTAAAAGCAAGCGCATTAATAATAGGGCTTTCCGCGAATGTGCTGTCTTCAGCAATGCCATCCATATCAGAATTAACAATCACATTCATATGGCCCTGCTGATAAAGCAATACTTCTCGTGAGCGATGGCGAGCAGCCAAACTAAATCCCATTTTTTCTAGCAAAAGACAAAATTGCTGAGGATGCTTCGTAGCAAACTCAATAAACTCAATTCCATCAATACCCAAGACATTGCTTGGGTCTGGCAACATTTCATTCACGCTCATAAAGTCTCACTCATTGGGTTTTTAATTAGCGATAGCTTAACGCTTCAGCCCTATTAAATAAATAAATACTTCATAAATATATTCGCTTATTGAACAAATTGCCCGATTAACGCACAATTTAGTTAATTAATGATTGCCGCCTACAAAGAATCTAGCGAGAACTATATGGAACAAACATCAGAAATCGTGATTGATGCAAAAGACAGAATCTTGGGCTTGCATAAGGGCTTAGGGATCATCGAAAGCTTCGATGAAAACAACCCCAAGATGACGATTGCCGATGCCGCCAGATTAAACGACCTGACACGCTCAGCGGTTAGAAGGCATTTGCTAACACTCACAGAATTAGGCTATGTTGAAACAGATGGCAAATATTATTGGCTCAGCACCAAGGTTTTAAATTTTGCCAATGCTTACCTAACATCTTCACGCCTACCTCGCGTCTTAACGCCTTTCCTACAACGCATCACCATGAATATCGGTGAAACAGCACAAGCCTCCGTTTTAGAAAAAAATGAGGTGGTCTATATTGCCAAAAACTCTCCGCCCAAGATTATTAATGCGGGGTGGGCCGTGGGACGGCGCATGAATCCATTCTTAGTAACACCGGGCTTAGTTATGCTGGCCAATATTCCTGAAGATAAATTCAAGAAATTACTGGATCAATATAAGCCACAACCATTTACGCCATTTACGATGGTGAATAAAAAAGATATTGAGAAATTCATCATTGATATCAGAACCAAAGGTTACGGCATCACTAGCCAACAGTATGAATTAGGTGTGATTGGAGCAGCAGTTCCTCTGCGCGATAGAAAAGGTCAGCTGCTAGGAGCAATTAGCGTCACTGCGCCAACATCCCGCACCACACCAGATCAAATGAGAGAGGCTGCTGTACCAGCACTCTTAGACTGCGCGCAAATTATTCGAGAGATTATTTAATGAGCATTTCAATTTGGCGATAATAGCTTTGCAATGAAAATAACAGTAGAAATCGATGATGATTTATATCAAAAGGCTTTAGATGTGGCGGACCCATCTATAGATAAAGCGAATCTATTTCAAGAAGCCCTTAAAACATTCATTCGCATTAAGGCCTCTAAGCGCCTAGCGACCTTGGGAGCATCTAGCCCAAAAATCAACGACATGAAACGCTCTAGAATCATGGACCACAATCAATGAGTCAAAAAATCAAAGCAGCAGCCATTATTTTTGATTGCGATGGCACATTGGTGGATAGCGAGACTTTATCGACACGCCTGATTGTGGAGATGCTCAAGGAGCGGGATAACAATCCTAGCTATGAAGATATTTTTAATATATTTCGTGGCGAGAAATTTGCTATTTTTTTAGATAAAGTAGCCCTGCAATATAAGAACGTTAATCCAACAACATTTATTCCCGAGTACCGGGAGCGCTCCAACCATCTGCTAGCAACCGAGCTAGTTGAAATCAATGGAGCCAAGAATCTTTTAGAAAAAATAACGCACGATAAATGTATCGCCTCGAATGGCCCACGCTACAAAATAGAAACCTCCCTCAAAGCAACTTCACTATTGCCATTTTTCGAGAATCGCATTGTGAGCGCCTATGAAGTTGACTCTTGGAAACCAGCCCCTGGCATCGTCACGCATGCAGCTCAAGTAATGGGACAGACCGCAGAAAATTGCTTATTTATAGATGACAGCCTAGCTGGAATAGAAGCCGGTATCGCTGCGGGCGCTCAGGTAGTAGCCTTTAGGATTCCGCAAGAGAAATTAAATACTTATAACTACCCCATCAAAAGAATTGATGAACTAGCAGAAGTCTTAGATTTAATTTATTAGGAAATCAGGCTGACAAGTTTTGGGCTTGGCAGGAAGCAATGAGCCACTGATTAGTTTTCTTGACCAACATCCAAGTAAACAAACCATTTCTTGATGAAATAACTTCCTCTGACTCGTTAAGGTTTTCAACTGTCCAGTGGATATGAGCTAACACCACGCCCGGCGCAGTATTTTCACAAGCAACCTGGGTATTTTTCCATCTTGTGAAACGCAGTTGCTCTTTATGCAATTCAGCATGTACTTTTAGTATCTCTTTACTGCCATGCCAATGATCATCACGCACACTGATCCAATGAGCATCTTTTGCAATGTAATCTTTAACCAAAGAAAAGTCATGCTGATTCCAAGCCTGTTCCCAAGCGGAGGCTATGACTACAACAGAGCTTTGAATATTTTTCATCGAACCAGTATTTAGATAGATGCTTTTCTGGTTACAGTATAGGTGTAAAAAACTACGGCATATAAGGTGGAAAACCCTATATGCCGTATTTAACAAGCGTTTAATATGGAAATTACATCATAAAAACTAATGCCCCATTAAACAGCTGCCTTTTTTAGAATCGCGAAAAGCTGATCTTTAATTAATAACTTTTCTTTTTTTAGATTTTCAATCTCAGCAGGAGCTCCAGGCTCAGCATGGGTTTCCATATTTTTAATCTTCTGGTCTAAGTCATTGTGCTTATCAAAAAGATGTACAAAATGACGATCTGTTGTTTTTAGTTTAGTAATTAAGTCTCTATGCTCTGGAAACACGGCGCTCTCCTCTTGGTTCGTTAGTATTGTTTACAGTCTATACAAATTAACTCGCAACCACTTTGACATAGATTAATCTTTATTAATTGTCCAAAACTTCTGCATCTCCACAAATAAGAATGAGGCGGACCAAGTTACGAGAATCAAACCAGTTAAAGCCTCTACTCCCGTTAGATAACGCATATAACCATTGGCAATCAAGTCACCATAACCCACTGTTGTGAATGTCACAAATGATAAATAAACCGCATCCAATAACTGGCCATGACTAGTAACGTCCCCGACCAAGTTGCCCATCCCCTCAATTTGAAGTGTGGCGTAGTAACCAAAAGCAAAGATCCAAATCTCTATAACATGTGTCATAAAAATGGCACATACACCAATTAAAACTCTAAATCTTGGAGCCACGTGATGTAGTCGAGGCAATATTTTGGCGAGGTAATAAAGCACCTCGTAGTGAATCACAATGGTCGTTAAAACAAGCATTGTGTTTAATAGGAAAGCAATTAATAAATTCATCAATGTTTATTAAAGTAATTAGTTAAACGTATTTTTTCTATTATCCGCTCAGATTGAGGTCTCAATAGTTTCTTTAAGTAATTCTGTGTATTTTTTCTATAAACATAAGCAACACCCAAGAGAGCCACACCCAGAACCAAACCCAATGTAGCAAATAGTTCCCCTAAAGACTTTTTAAAGATAAATCCAATAGCTGTCGGCACAACAAATGCCATAGTTAAAAAGCTAACATCCAATATAACAATCAATACCTCAAAGAAGGTATAGATAAATAAGCAGATAGCAGTTAGTAGGGTTTTTCTCATTGTTTGTTTAAATTTAGCTCACGTTTTCATCATAGTCCAGATAGGATTTAAGTGGCGTATATTCCATTACTGTCATTCCATTGTCGTCATCCCAATACCGCATAATGGAGTTAATTAGAAAAATCCTAAATTTGCCACCCTCCAAATTAAGTTGAGCTATGCCAAAAACCATCATTTTCGATACAGAAGCCACAGACATCAAAGAGCCAGTTTTAATTGAAGCGGCCTGGCTAGAAGTAATAGGTATTCAACCTTTAACGATTGGCGAACAATTTGTGCAGCGCTACAACCCAGGTAAAGCAATTAGTCTTGGCGCGTTAGCCACTCATCATATTTTGGATGAAGAGTTAACAGACTGCCCTCCTGCCAGCAGCTTCCAGTTACCGAGTGATACTGAATATCTCATTGGACACAATGTGGATTTTGATTGGCAGGTATTAGGAAAACCCAACATCAAGCGCATTTGCACCTTGGCTCTAGCAAGAAGCGTGTGGCCCGCCTTAGATAGCCATAATCAAAGCGCATTACTGTATTACTTGGATAGAAAGAATGCTCGCGAGCAACTACGTAACGCGCACTCAGCACTTGCTGACGTAGGTATTTGCGCAAAAATACTAGAAGCCATTTGTGTCCAACTAAATATCACAACAGCCGAGTCTTTATGGATGGCGAGCGAGAAAGCTCGTATGCCGACCCATATGCCTTTTGGCAAACATAAAGGTGTGGCACTGAATGAAGTACCAAGTGACTATAAATCTTGGTTATTGGGTCAACCTGACATTGACCCTTATTTAAGAAAAGCCTTAGAGGTTTAAGATTACTTTTTAAAAGACGCAGCTTAAGCAAAAATTTTCTTAACGTGCATACATCGCACCACCATCTGCATCAATCACAAGACCACTTAGATAGGAGGCCTTCTCAGATGCTAAGAAAACAACCAAATTAGCAATTTCTTCCGGTTTCTGTGGTCTACCAAAAGGCAAACCAGGAAGAAGTTCTCTCCACCTATTTTCATCACCCAATTGATATTTGGCACGTTCCTTGTAAAGCTTAATCAAGCGATCTGTCTCAGTTGGACCGGGATTAACA from Polynucleobacter sp. MWH-Spelu-300-X4 encodes the following:
- a CDS encoding sugar phosphate isomerase/epimerase yields the protein MNLNHFGMDTITLAGTLEAKLAAVKKAGFTEIMLSARDIAGHPDGYDVAVKAVKDSGLDVTGFQVLRDFEGLSGDLKGYKLEIAKHMLQMCHDVGSQLLLVCSSTSKHADGDIELIAEDLKRLAMLAVPLNIRVAYEALSWGRYVNQYPQSWDVVALADAPNLGVGLDSFHIFAHSSDLSDLDYIDPEKIFFVQLSDFMWRETRTPEERIETARHMRVFPGEGAHSEDLLALVRKLDNLGYDGKYSFEVFNDDYQQLPPGVVTKRAMDSAKWVMEKALRRYLPLPKA
- a CDS encoding 4-hydroxyphenylpyruvate dioxygenase, whose translation is MSVNEMLPDPSNVLGIDGIEFIEFATKHPQQFCLLLEKMGFSLAARHRSREVLLYQQGHMNVIVNSDMDGIAEDSTFAESPIINALAFRVKDAHFAHQRAVGMGGWPIATRASAMELNVPGIHGVGQSVIYFVDRYKDFSIYDVDFIKVPNAKNTPAIGDMSFFGLVQTAYEGRTADWSNFYTKLLGFTELPADKFFGILQKGTILQSPCKTFHIQIIEPQVSDIEWDEEYLRLGIGAPDILATSKALTERGINFIDNEKLHTTSKGALTQSYLGGVQFELVNNSAKLK
- a CDS encoding IclR family transcriptional regulator C-terminal domain-containing protein, with product MIAAYKESSENYMEQTSEIVIDAKDRILGLHKGLGIIESFDENNPKMTIADAARLNDLTRSAVRRHLLTLTELGYVETDGKYYWLSTKVLNFANAYLTSSRLPRVLTPFLQRITMNIGETAQASVLEKNEVVYIAKNSPPKIINAGWAVGRRMNPFLVTPGLVMLANIPEDKFKKLLDQYKPQPFTPFTMVNKKDIEKFIIDIRTKGYGITSQQYELGVIGAAVPLRDRKGQLLGAISVTAPTSRTTPDQMREAAVPALLDCAQIIREII
- a CDS encoding type II toxin-antitoxin system VapB family antitoxin, with the protein product MKITVEIDDDLYQKALDVADPSIDKANLFQEALKTFIRIKASKRLATLGASSPKINDMKRSRIMDHNQ
- a CDS encoding HAD-IA family hydrolase, with protein sequence MSQKIKAAAIIFDCDGTLVDSETLSTRLIVEMLKERDNNPSYEDIFNIFRGEKFAIFLDKVALQYKNVNPTTFIPEYRERSNHLLATELVEINGAKNLLEKITHDKCIASNGPRYKIETSLKATSLLPFFENRIVSAYEVDSWKPAPGIVTHAAQVMGQTAENCLFIDDSLAGIEAGIAAGAQVVAFRIPQEKLNTYNYPIKRIDELAEVLDLIY
- a CDS encoding SgcJ/EcaC family oxidoreductase, with protein sequence MKNIQSSVVVIASAWEQAWNQHDFSLVKDYIAKDAHWISVRDDHWHGSKEILKVHAELHKEQLRFTRWKNTQVACENTAPGVVLAHIHWTVENLNESEEVISSRNGLFTWMLVKKTNQWLIASCQAQNLSA
- a CDS encoding YdcH family protein, which translates into the protein MFPEHRDLITKLKTTDRHFVHLFDKHNDLDQKIKNMETHAEPGAPAEIENLKKEKLLIKDQLFAILKKAAV
- a CDS encoding potassium channel family protein, with the translated sequence MNLLIAFLLNTMLVLTTIVIHYEVLYYLAKILPRLHHVAPRFRVLIGVCAIFMTHVIEIWIFAFGYYATLQIEGMGNLVGDVTSHGQLLDAVYLSFVTFTTVGYGDLIANGYMRYLTGVEALTGLILVTWSASFLFVEMQKFWTINKD
- a CDS encoding 3'-5' exonuclease; its protein translation is MPKTIIFDTEATDIKEPVLIEAAWLEVIGIQPLTIGEQFVQRYNPGKAISLGALATHHILDEELTDCPPASSFQLPSDTEYLIGHNVDFDWQVLGKPNIKRICTLALARSVWPALDSHNQSALLYYLDRKNAREQLRNAHSALADVGICAKILEAICVQLNITTAESLWMASEKARMPTHMPFGKHKGVALNEVPSDYKSWLLGQPDIDPYLRKALEV